In Aliamphritea ceti, a single window of DNA contains:
- the greA gene encoding transcription elongation factor GreA, which produces MQKFPMTVQGEKALREELDDLKTVQRPTVIAAIADAREHGDLKENAEYHAAREQQGFIEGRIQDLEGKLGAVQVIDVTQIPHSGKVIFGTTVDIVNLDTDDTVSYQIVGEDEADIKNRKISVGSPIARALIGKEEGDVVVVNTPGGAVEYEIDQVHHV; this is translated from the coding sequence ATGCAAAAATTTCCAATGACAGTGCAGGGTGAAAAGGCCCTACGCGAAGAGCTTGATGACCTGAAGACTGTTCAGCGTCCGACGGTTATTGCCGCAATTGCGGATGCTCGCGAGCACGGTGATTTGAAAGAAAATGCTGAATACCATGCTGCGCGTGAGCAGCAGGGTTTCATTGAGGGGCGGATTCAGGATCTGGAAGGTAAGCTTGGTGCTGTTCAGGTAATTGATGTAACTCAGATTCCTCATAGCGGCAAAGTTATCTTCGGTACAACTGTGGATATCGTCAATCTGGATACTGACGATACTGTCAGTTATCAGATTGTGGGTGAGGATGAGGCCGACATCAAAAATCGTAAGATTTCTGTTGGTTCTCCAATTGCCCGTGCCCTGATAGGCAAAGAAGAAGGTGATGTGGTTGTCGTTAACACGCCGGGTGGCGCTGTTGAATATGAAATTGACCAAGTGCATCACGTATAA
- a CDS encoding CvfB family protein → MATIGRSNQLKVVKEVKFGVYLDGEELGDILLPVRYVPENTKVGDTLDVFIYLDSEDYLIATTLEPKTAVGEFACLTAVSVNRIGAFFDWGLPKDLLVPFNEQKQAIEEEKKYIVYTYLDNETDRIAGSTKLNKFLDNYPHSFKKGQQVDLLIEDHTHIGYKAIIDGTHWGVVYDNDVFKPLRYGQKMKGFIKQIRPDGKINLSLQKLGYGKTDDVSKRIMHMLEDQDGFIACNDKTPPDVIYKLFGVSKKAFKLAIGRLYKERSIIIDERGIRLITK, encoded by the coding sequence ATGGCAACTATTGGCAGAAGCAATCAATTAAAAGTAGTAAAAGAGGTTAAGTTCGGCGTCTATCTTGACGGTGAAGAACTTGGCGATATTCTGCTGCCTGTTCGCTATGTTCCTGAAAACACCAAAGTCGGCGACACACTGGATGTATTCATTTATCTGGATTCGGAAGACTACCTGATCGCAACCACACTGGAACCTAAAACAGCCGTCGGTGAGTTCGCCTGCTTAACCGCCGTTTCTGTGAACCGCATTGGTGCCTTCTTCGACTGGGGATTACCAAAAGACTTACTGGTTCCTTTTAACGAACAGAAGCAAGCTATCGAAGAAGAAAAAAAATATATCGTTTATACCTACCTGGATAACGAGACCGATCGAATTGCCGGCTCAACCAAGCTCAACAAATTTCTGGATAACTACCCACACTCATTCAAGAAAGGCCAACAGGTAGACCTGCTCATTGAAGACCACACGCACATTGGCTACAAAGCCATCATTGACGGCACCCACTGGGGCGTTGTTTATGATAACGACGTATTTAAGCCACTGCGTTACGGTCAGAAAATGAAAGGTTTTATTAAGCAAATTCGTCCTGACGGCAAAATAAACCTAAGCCTGCAAAAACTTGGGTACGGTAAAACCGACGACGTCAGTAAGCGCATTATGCATATGCTGGAGGACCAGGATGGTTTCATTGCCTGCAATGATAAAACACCACCTGATGTTATCTACAAGCTATTCGGCGTCAGCAAGAAAGCCTTCAAACTCGCGATTGGTCGCCTCTACAAAGAACGTAGCATCATAATTGATGAACGCGGTATCCGTCTGATCACTAAGTAA
- the carB gene encoding carbamoyl-phosphate synthase large subunit: MPKRTDIQSVLILGAGPIVIGQACEFDYSGAQACKALREEGYRVILVNSNPATIMTDPSMADATYIEPIQWQTVAKIIEKERPDAVLPTMGGQTALNCALDLEREGVLEQFGVEMIGANADTIDKAEDRNRFDKAMKSIGLECPRAAIAHSMEEAIQVQAQLGFPCIIRPSFTMGGTGGGIAYNKEEFVEICERGLDLSPTSELLIDESLIGWKEYEMEVVRDKNDNCIIICAIENFDAMGVHTGDSITVAPAQTLTDKEYQIMRNASLAVLREIGVETGGSNVQFGMCPKTGRMVVIEMNPRVSRSSALASKATGFPIAKVAAKLAIGYTLDELQNDITGGATPASFEPAIDYVVTKIPRFTFEKFPQANDRLTTQMKSVGEVMAIGRTQQESLQKALRGLEVGATGLDPIVNLDDEDVRSDIIREMKQPGAERIWYLADAMRLGMSMEELYELSGIDPWFLVQIEDLIKEETRVSEMALSELNKDTLYRLKRKGFSDARLATLLGVSEKQLRKQRHSFDIRPVFKRVDTCAAEFATDTAYMYSTYEEECESKPSNRDKIMVIGGGPNRIGQGIEFDYCCVHAALAARDAGFETIMVNCNPETVSTDYDTSDRLYFEPITLEDVLEIVHVEQPKGVIVQYGGQTPLKLALALEQAGVPIIGTSPEAIDRAEDREQFQQMLKRLGLKQPENATVRSQEQAIIEAAKLDYPLVVRPSYVLGGRAMEIVYNESELRQYMNTAVQVSHDAPVLLDHFLNAAVEVDIDAICDGETVVIGAIMQHIEQAGVHSGDSACSLPPYSLPADVQDQMRDQVKKMALELGVVGLMNVQLAYQDGEIYVIEVNPRASRTVPFVSKCIGVSLAKIAALVMTGKKLSELGFTEEIVPEMFNVKEAVFPFNKFQGVDPILSPEMKSTGEVMGVGETFGEAFMKAVRGAGEKMPVKGKAFISVRDVDKQGALQLARDLQDLGFSLVATSGTATLLTDAGIEVGLVNKVMEGRPNIVDMLKNDEIAYAINTTEGRKAIADSAEIRRSALQHKVPYTTTLAGAEAMIMAMQYGEEKVVRRLQDLH, translated from the coding sequence ATGCCTAAACGTACGGATATACAAAGTGTTCTGATCCTCGGTGCGGGGCCTATCGTTATCGGTCAAGCCTGTGAGTTTGACTATTCAGGTGCTCAAGCCTGTAAAGCCCTTCGTGAAGAAGGCTATCGCGTTATCCTGGTGAACTCTAACCCAGCCACCATTATGACCGATCCAAGTATGGCTGATGCGACTTACATCGAGCCTATTCAGTGGCAGACTGTTGCCAAAATTATCGAGAAAGAACGTCCGGATGCGGTTTTGCCGACCATGGGCGGTCAGACTGCACTGAACTGTGCGCTGGATCTTGAGCGCGAAGGTGTGCTGGAGCAGTTTGGCGTAGAGATGATCGGTGCGAATGCCGATACTATCGATAAAGCTGAAGACCGTAACCGTTTTGATAAGGCGATGAAGTCAATTGGTCTGGAATGCCCACGTGCTGCGATTGCTCACAGCATGGAAGAGGCTATTCAGGTTCAGGCACAGTTGGGCTTCCCTTGTATTATCCGTCCATCGTTCACTATGGGTGGTACTGGTGGTGGTATCGCATACAACAAAGAAGAATTTGTTGAAATCTGCGAGCGTGGTCTTGATCTGTCTCCGACCAGCGAACTGCTGATCGATGAGTCGCTGATCGGCTGGAAAGAATACGAGATGGAAGTTGTCCGTGACAAAAACGACAACTGCATCATTATCTGTGCGATCGAGAACTTCGATGCAATGGGTGTACATACCGGTGATTCCATCACTGTTGCACCGGCACAGACTTTGACTGATAAAGAATATCAGATCATGCGTAATGCCTCCCTGGCAGTACTGCGTGAAATCGGCGTAGAAACAGGTGGTTCTAACGTACAGTTCGGTATGTGTCCGAAGACTGGCCGTATGGTTGTTATCGAAATGAACCCGCGGGTATCCCGTTCTTCTGCGCTGGCATCTAAAGCAACTGGTTTCCCAATTGCTAAAGTTGCTGCAAAGCTGGCGATTGGTTACACCCTGGATGAGTTGCAGAACGATATTACTGGCGGTGCGACTCCAGCATCTTTTGAGCCGGCAATCGATTACGTTGTTACTAAGATTCCTCGCTTTACTTTTGAGAAGTTCCCGCAGGCTAACGACCGTTTGACAACTCAGATGAAGTCTGTTGGTGAAGTAATGGCGATTGGCCGTACTCAGCAGGAGTCTCTGCAGAAAGCGCTACGCGGTCTGGAAGTTGGTGCAACCGGTCTTGATCCTATCGTTAATCTGGACGACGAAGATGTGCGTTCCGATATTATTCGTGAGATGAAGCAGCCTGGTGCTGAGCGAATCTGGTACCTGGCAGATGCTATGCGTCTGGGTATGTCTATGGAAGAGCTGTATGAGCTATCCGGCATTGACCCGTGGTTCCTGGTTCAGATCGAAGACCTGATTAAAGAAGAAACACGTGTTTCTGAAATGGCGTTGTCTGAGCTAAACAAAGACACGCTGTATCGCCTGAAGCGTAAAGGTTTCTCTGATGCCCGTCTGGCAACTTTGCTGGGTGTGAGTGAGAAGCAGTTGCGTAAACAGCGCCATAGCTTTGATATTCGTCCGGTCTTTAAGCGGGTTGATACTTGCGCCGCTGAATTCGCGACAGATACCGCTTACATGTACTCCACTTACGAAGAAGAGTGTGAGTCTAAGCCGTCAAATCGTGACAAAATCATGGTTATTGGTGGTGGTCCGAACCGTATTGGTCAGGGCATTGAATTTGATTACTGCTGTGTACATGCTGCGCTGGCGGCACGTGATGCCGGTTTTGAAACGATCATGGTTAACTGTAACCCTGAAACTGTTTCAACAGATTATGATACATCTGACCGCTTATACTTCGAGCCGATTACGCTGGAAGATGTATTGGAAATTGTGCATGTTGAACAGCCTAAAGGCGTGATCGTGCAGTACGGTGGTCAGACACCTCTGAAGTTAGCGTTAGCGCTGGAACAGGCGGGTGTGCCTATCATTGGTACATCTCCTGAGGCGATTGACCGTGCTGAAGACCGTGAGCAGTTCCAGCAGATGCTGAAGCGTCTGGGTCTGAAGCAGCCTGAAAACGCGACTGTGCGTAGTCAGGAGCAGGCGATCATCGAAGCAGCTAAACTGGATTACCCGCTGGTTGTGCGTCCTTCGTACGTACTGGGTGGGCGTGCGATGGAAATCGTTTATAACGAATCTGAATTGCGTCAGTACATGAATACTGCTGTACAGGTATCTCATGATGCACCTGTATTGCTGGATCACTTCTTGAATGCTGCGGTTGAAGTCGATATCGACGCGATCTGCGATGGCGAAACGGTTGTGATCGGTGCGATCATGCAACATATCGAGCAAGCGGGTGTTCACTCAGGTGACTCTGCATGTTCTCTGCCACCGTACAGTTTGCCTGCTGATGTACAGGATCAGATGCGTGATCAGGTTAAGAAGATGGCGCTGGAACTGGGTGTGGTTGGTCTGATGAACGTTCAGCTGGCTTACCAGGACGGTGAAATCTACGTAATTGAAGTGAACCCGCGTGCTTCCCGTACTGTGCCTTTCGTATCTAAGTGTATCGGTGTTTCGCTGGCGAAAATCGCTGCGTTGGTTATGACTGGTAAGAAACTGAGCGAGCTTGGTTTTACTGAAGAAATCGTACCTGAAATGTTCAACGTGAAAGAAGCTGTTTTCCCGTTCAACAAATTCCAGGGTGTTGACCCTATTCTGAGCCCGGAAATGAAGTCCACCGGTGAAGTGATGGGTGTTGGTGAGACCTTTGGCGAAGCTTTCATGAAAGCTGTTCGTGGTGCTGGTGAAAAGATGCCTGTTAAGGGTAAGGCTTTCATTTCAGTGCGTGATGTTGATAAGCAGGGTGCGTTGCAGTTAGCGCGTGATCTGCAGGATCTGGGTTTCTCGCTGGTAGCAACCAGCGGTACCGCGACACTGTTGACCGATGCAGGTATCGAAGTTGGTTTGGTGAATAAGGTAATGGAAGGTCGTCCGAACATTGTTGATATGTTGAAGAACGACGAGATTGCTTATGCCATTAACACGACTGAAGGCCGTAAAGCGATTGCGGACTCTGCTGAGATCCGTCGTTCTGCTCTGCAGCACAAGGTGCCTTACACTACTACTCTGGCTGGCGCTGAAGCGATGATCATGGCTATGCAATACGGTGAAGAGAAGGTTGTACGCCGTTTGCAGGATCTGCACTAA
- a CDS encoding YhbY family RNA-binding protein → MSLTTAQKKQFRSIGHGLNPIITVAGNGLNENILLEADRALEDHELIKVKFVVGDRTVKKALIKEMSQIVEAQIVQEIGNIALLYRAAQNPNPKLSNLLR, encoded by the coding sequence ATGAGCTTAACCACAGCGCAAAAGAAGCAGTTCCGTAGCATAGGCCACGGCCTGAATCCGATCATTACCGTTGCCGGGAATGGCCTCAACGAAAACATTCTGCTTGAAGCAGACCGCGCCCTGGAAGATCATGAACTGATCAAGGTTAAATTCGTTGTTGGCGATCGCACCGTCAAAAAAGCTCTAATCAAAGAAATGAGCCAGATTGTCGAAGCGCAAATCGTTCAGGAAATCGGCAACATTGCACTACTATACCGTGCAGCGCAAAACCCGAACCCTAAATTGTCAAACCTGCTGCGCTAA
- a CDS encoding trypsin-like serine peptidase translates to MSKVSRLFLSLLLGGLCVLAGQFVLAADKSSSALHKNYPDARKWVSSQQYPWRAIGRINLAGYGHCTATLVAEDVVLTAAHCLWNSRVGRWYPPKYVTFVAGVEKETFQGVAKGVAMQIAPGYKYSKQNEMNKVKRDWALLKLSRPLGKQLGYLPLLDAKGVFQGKSLVQAGYRGDRAFVLTVQSGCKVKALHDGNRLLQSNCRTTGGDSGGPVLSEEKDGWYLVGLHSGRLETDESLAVTTENFAPQKVGWKW, encoded by the coding sequence GTGAGTAAAGTTTCTCGGTTGTTTCTGTCTTTGTTGCTTGGTGGGCTTTGTGTGCTTGCAGGGCAATTTGTGTTGGCGGCAGATAAATCCAGCTCTGCATTGCATAAAAATTACCCAGATGCGCGAAAGTGGGTGTCCAGTCAGCAGTATCCCTGGCGGGCAATTGGGCGGATAAATCTGGCCGGGTATGGGCATTGTACCGCGACATTGGTGGCTGAAGATGTGGTTTTGACGGCTGCGCATTGTTTGTGGAACTCGCGAGTCGGACGATGGTATCCGCCAAAGTATGTGACCTTTGTCGCTGGCGTTGAAAAAGAAACCTTTCAGGGGGTAGCTAAAGGCGTGGCTATGCAAATTGCGCCTGGGTATAAGTACTCTAAACAAAATGAAATGAATAAGGTAAAACGGGACTGGGCGTTGCTAAAACTGAGCCGCCCGCTGGGTAAGCAATTAGGTTATTTACCCCTGTTGGATGCTAAAGGTGTGTTTCAGGGGAAGTCTCTGGTGCAGGCAGGATATCGGGGTGATCGGGCTTTTGTGTTGACTGTTCAGTCAGGCTGTAAAGTTAAAGCTTTGCATGATGGTAATCGCTTACTTCAGAGTAACTGTCGGACAACGGGTGGTGATTCTGGTGGTCCGGTATTGTCTGAAGAGAAAGATGGCTGGTATTTGGTTGGTTTGCATAGTGGGCGTTTGGAAACGGATGAAAGTCTGGCGGTAACGACTGAAAATTTTGCGCCGCAAAAGGTGGGTTGGAAATGGTAG
- the sbmA gene encoding peptide antibiotic transporter SbmA produces MFKSFFPNPKLFFLSVVLFSGFSCAIWYGFNEEMAALVGLNTTDEQPVIGLGHFVTDSFLLFYGYYFLCTALFALFWFKYANHKWQWWSIAGSSAILFSTYFSVQVSVAINNWRRPFFDLVQTALKPIDPEGGEVAASVTDEKVSSVSSELFDLIIIFSEIAFLAIFVFVVTRFFVSHFIFRWRTAMNEYYTARWEQVRNIEGASQRIQEDTMRFASIMEGLGVSIIDSVMTLFAFLPVLWALSDYVSELPVVGAIAHPLFYAALVWAIFGTGLLALVGIKLPGLEFKNQRVEAAFRKELVYGEDDETRAEPVTLRELFGNVRKNYFRLYFHYMYFNVARMMYLQADNIFVFVLLVPTIAVGAITFGVLQQILTAFGQVSNSFQYLVNSWTTIVELLSVYKRLASFEAVIHHQPLPDIDSEAIAEPGTAQ; encoded by the coding sequence ATGTTTAAATCTTTTTTCCCTAACCCGAAGTTGTTTTTTTTATCGGTGGTACTGTTTTCGGGTTTTAGTTGTGCGATCTGGTATGGGTTCAATGAAGAAATGGCCGCTCTGGTCGGCTTGAATACTACGGATGAGCAGCCGGTTATTGGTTTAGGGCATTTTGTTACAGATTCATTTTTGCTTTTTTATGGTTATTACTTTCTTTGCACGGCTTTGTTTGCTTTGTTTTGGTTTAAATATGCCAATCATAAGTGGCAGTGGTGGTCGATTGCCGGTTCATCGGCGATTCTGTTTTCGACCTATTTTTCTGTTCAGGTTTCAGTGGCGATTAACAATTGGCGTCGGCCGTTTTTCGATTTAGTTCAGACTGCGTTGAAGCCGATTGATCCTGAAGGCGGAGAGGTGGCTGCTTCAGTCACGGATGAAAAAGTCTCTTCAGTTTCCTCTGAGCTGTTTGATCTGATTATTATATTTTCTGAAATAGCTTTTCTGGCTATTTTTGTGTTTGTCGTGACACGCTTTTTTGTTAGCCACTTTATCTTCCGTTGGCGTACAGCAATGAATGAGTATTACACCGCTCGTTGGGAGCAGGTACGTAATATTGAGGGTGCATCACAGCGGATTCAGGAAGATACCATGCGATTTGCATCAATTATGGAAGGCTTGGGTGTCTCCATTATAGATTCTGTGATGACTTTGTTTGCCTTTTTGCCGGTGCTTTGGGCGCTTTCCGATTACGTATCAGAGTTGCCTGTGGTGGGTGCGATTGCGCATCCGTTGTTCTATGCCGCTTTGGTGTGGGCGATTTTTGGTACAGGTTTATTGGCGCTGGTGGGTATTAAGTTGCCAGGTCTGGAATTTAAAAATCAGAGGGTGGAAGCTGCTTTCCGTAAAGAGCTGGTATATGGCGAGGATGATGAGACCCGCGCTGAGCCGGTTACACTGAGGGAGTTGTTTGGTAACGTACGTAAAAATTACTTCCGTCTATATTTTCATTACATGTACTTTAACGTTGCCCGCATGATGTATTTGCAGGCAGATAATATATTTGTATTTGTATTGCTGGTGCCGACGATTGCGGTAGGGGCAATTACATTTGGTGTGTTACAGCAGATTTTGACTGCCTTTGGTCAGGTGAGTAACTCGTTCCAGTATCTGGTGAATTCATGGACAACTATTGTAGAGCTGTTGTCTGTTTATAAGCGTCTGGCATCTTTTGAGGCAGTTATTCATCATCAGCCGTTGCCTGACATAGACAGTGAAGCGATTGCTGAGCCGGGTACTGCTCAGTAA
- a CDS encoding trypsin-like serine peptidase, giving the protein MSEKNYQPHTYPQRVRVSEQIFPWRAIGRINLAGRGYCTATLVARDVVLTAAHCMWNRETGRWYPLQYLTFVAGVHGDAVQGSSRIKRMLVSRKVKAAVNPVNKPWRDVRSDWALLRLAEPLGDSLGFLTLSDGRQVSVGMPVVHAGYREDYQRVLTVQRGCFITGVHDQRRLLRSNCQSKRGDSGGPLLLNKGGRWYLLGLHSVRAGRFQSLAVASRVYSGLWSD; this is encoded by the coding sequence TTGTCTGAAAAAAATTATCAGCCACATACTTATCCACAGAGAGTTCGGGTTTCAGAGCAGATTTTTCCCTGGCGTGCGATTGGTCGTATTAATTTAGCTGGTCGTGGTTATTGTACGGCGACTTTGGTGGCACGGGATGTTGTGCTTACGGCGGCGCATTGTATGTGGAATCGTGAAACTGGACGCTGGTATCCGTTGCAATATCTTACATTTGTGGCCGGTGTGCATGGTGATGCTGTACAGGGAAGTTCGCGCATTAAACGAATGTTAGTATCACGCAAAGTGAAGGCTGCTGTTAATCCGGTGAATAAACCCTGGCGGGATGTCCGGTCAGACTGGGCGTTGTTGAGGTTGGCTGAGCCGCTCGGTGATTCATTAGGGTTTCTGACTTTGTCTGATGGTCGGCAAGTATCTGTTGGAATGCCGGTTGTGCATGCCGGATACAGAGAAGACTATCAGAGAGTTCTGACCGTGCAGCGTGGTTGTTTTATTACCGGTGTGCATGATCAGCGTCGTTTACTCAGAAGTAATTGTCAGAGTAAGCGAGGTGATTCCGGCGGCCCTCTTTTATTAAACAAAGGTGGGCGCTGGTATTTGCTGGGGTTGCACAGTGTCAGAGCGGGACGGTTTCAGAGTCTGGCTGTTGCATCCAGGGTTTACTCAGGGCTCTGGTCAGATTGA
- the carA gene encoding glutamine-hydrolyzing carbamoyl-phosphate synthase small subunit yields MTRPAILALEDGSIFRGVAIGADGQSSGEVVFNTSMTGYQEILTDPSYCRQIVTLTYPHIGNVGTTKEDEESAKTWVAGLVIRDLPLLASSWRNEQNLDDYLKANNIVGIADIDTRRLTRILREKGSLGGCVMAGEDLSEADALAAAQAFPGLKGMDLAKVVSTEEAYDWTSSTWDLVDGHSDRPAEELPYHVVAYDYGVKRNILRMLVERGCRLTVVPAQTSAAEVMALNPDGVFLSNGPGDPEPCDYAIKAIGEICDTDVPVFGICLGHQLLALASGANTVKMKFGHHGANHPVQDLKSSQVLITSQNHGFAVDEDSLPETIRATHKSLFDGSLQGIERTDRVAFSFQGHPEASPGPHDVAPLFDRFIAAMAEHKAG; encoded by the coding sequence TTGACAAGACCAGCCATTCTGGCCCTTGAAGACGGAAGTATCTTCCGGGGAGTAGCTATTGGCGCGGATGGCCAGTCATCGGGCGAAGTGGTATTTAACACTTCTATGACTGGATATCAGGAGATACTGACGGATCCGTCCTATTGCCGTCAGATTGTGACTCTTACATACCCGCATATTGGCAACGTGGGCACGACGAAAGAAGACGAAGAGTCCGCTAAAACCTGGGTTGCCGGTCTTGTAATCCGAGATCTGCCATTGCTGGCAAGCAGCTGGCGTAATGAGCAGAACCTTGATGATTACCTGAAGGCCAATAATATTGTTGGTATCGCGGATATCGATACCCGTCGTCTGACGCGTATTCTGCGTGAAAAAGGTTCTTTAGGCGGTTGTGTTATGGCCGGCGAAGACCTGAGCGAAGCGGATGCACTGGCTGCAGCGCAAGCGTTCCCGGGTCTGAAGGGTATGGATCTGGCGAAGGTTGTGAGCACTGAAGAAGCTTATGACTGGACGTCTTCTACCTGGGATCTGGTTGACGGTCATTCAGACCGTCCTGCTGAAGAATTGCCTTACCATGTAGTTGCTTACGATTACGGTGTGAAGCGTAACATTCTGCGCATGCTGGTAGAGCGCGGTTGTCGTTTGACGGTCGTGCCTGCTCAGACATCTGCTGCTGAGGTTATGGCGCTGAATCCTGATGGCGTTTTTCTGTCGAATGGTCCTGGTGATCCAGAGCCGTGTGACTATGCCATTAAGGCTATCGGTGAAATCTGTGACACTGATGTACCTGTGTTCGGTATTTGTCTGGGTCATCAGCTATTGGCGCTGGCATCCGGTGCAAATACAGTGAAGATGAAGTTCGGTCATCACGGTGCAAACCACCCGGTGCAGGATTTGAAGTCTTCACAGGTGCTGATTACCAGTCAGAACCACGGTTTTGCAGTGGATGAAGATTCTCTGCCTGAAACCATCCGTGCAACTCATAAGTCGCTGTTTGACGGTTCCCTGCAGGGAATTGAAAGAACTGACCGGGTAGCATTTAGCTTCCAGGGGCATCCTGAAGCTAGTCCGGGCCCACACGATGTGGCCCCTCTGTTTGATCGCTTTATTGCGGCAATGGCAGAGCATAAGGCGGGCTGA
- a CDS encoding methyl-accepting chemotaxis protein: MKISNINRLTTAALLLIVSILAMAMTWSLSELNQNFNATRQYTDLQQHITNTISRPVLTYLRLADATLLTDIDNSINALNDETSPLQTLPQKSREQLHTQLQNLQSTALFELREAGKLKNPQSLLINAESEILASLSQLTDYTKQAPTNKIQLANRYQQQTELLLLQLPTLSQSRERYFYSENRNRSNLQLTLNQLTQQLETLRNLPRLNIFAEAEEDDLQSLLGFETETSSDTNKEELGDTYIDETASLLRRYLKDLNNIENIYTTKASASNNSLQQITALETTLQHLKEYADQQYQATEDNVYILLVCCVSLITLVAILMSTVNTLLSKTLRNTSINIEQLANGNLSLLTSEKSSINEVNTLNNASHQLTNYLQQLIAQLDQQSISLGQLGKDLNNSASSLDDVVAAQQSATREVADEVAKLRQSNTEVVRNAIHTSDSTQQAIKLSINGVNQMNNTQESILSLVSETKATHKTFQALKEDGKNIGTALSVIQKLADQTNLLALNAAIEAARAGEQGRGFAVVADEVRGLASNTTTAAEQINAIILKLNGAIDQSSNRIEHQQSIVQHTVSLADNAKQNIDDIRNAIDDINQMNGVIAASAEDQSNMTHHIANIIQSTVEQSNRAAQESDNNQQYASNVKNISNDLLSLLANFSENKTSRDR, translated from the coding sequence ATGAAAATATCCAACATCAACCGCCTGACCACTGCTGCTTTATTACTGATCGTCAGCATCTTGGCCATGGCGATGACCTGGTCACTCTCTGAACTCAACCAGAATTTCAATGCCACTCGTCAATATACTGACCTGCAACAGCATATAACCAACACCATCAGCCGTCCGGTACTGACTTATCTTAGGCTAGCTGATGCAACATTGCTTACCGATATCGATAACAGCATCAATGCACTTAACGATGAGACATCACCACTTCAAACTCTTCCACAAAAATCACGTGAACAGCTACACACACAACTGCAAAACTTGCAGTCCACTGCTCTTTTTGAATTACGCGAAGCTGGAAAGCTAAAAAACCCGCAATCATTGCTCATAAATGCGGAAAGCGAAATACTCGCCAGCCTCAGCCAACTCACCGATTACACAAAGCAGGCACCCACAAACAAAATCCAACTTGCCAACCGTTACCAACAGCAAACTGAACTTCTATTATTACAACTACCAACACTCAGCCAAAGCCGGGAGCGCTATTTCTACAGCGAAAACAGAAACAGAAGCAACCTGCAGCTCACGCTCAACCAGCTCACCCAACAACTGGAAACGCTACGTAATCTGCCACGCCTTAACATATTCGCAGAAGCCGAAGAGGATGACCTGCAATCACTGCTGGGATTCGAAACAGAAACAAGCAGCGATACCAATAAGGAAGAACTCGGCGACACATACATAGATGAAACAGCCAGCTTGCTGCGCCGTTACCTGAAAGATCTGAACAATATTGAAAACATATACACAACCAAAGCCTCCGCCAGCAACAATAGCCTGCAACAGATCACTGCCCTGGAAACCACCCTGCAACACCTGAAGGAATATGCCGATCAGCAATACCAGGCGACAGAAGATAACGTATACATACTGTTAGTTTGTTGCGTATCACTGATAACCCTCGTCGCCATCCTGATGAGTACAGTTAACACCTTACTTAGCAAAACACTCCGCAACACCAGCATTAACATTGAACAATTGGCCAATGGTAACCTTTCACTGCTTACTTCCGAGAAAAGCAGCATTAACGAGGTCAATACACTTAACAATGCCAGCCACCAGCTCACTAATTACCTACAGCAACTGATCGCCCAGCTAGACCAACAAAGCATCAGCCTGGGACAGCTCGGCAAAGACCTCAACAACAGTGCCAGCTCGCTAGATGATGTCGTCGCGGCACAGCAATCTGCTACCCGTGAGGTCGCCGACGAAGTTGCCAAGCTCCGCCAGTCAAATACTGAAGTTGTGCGAAACGCCATTCATACTTCTGACTCCACACAACAGGCAATCAAACTCAGTATCAATGGCGTTAATCAGATGAATAACACCCAAGAAAGCATTCTCAGCCTGGTATCCGAAACGAAGGCAACCCACAAGACATTCCAGGCATTAAAAGAAGACGGAAAAAACATCGGCACTGCACTGAGTGTCATTCAAAAACTCGCCGACCAAACCAACTTACTAGCCCTCAACGCTGCTATTGAAGCTGCCAGAGCCGGCGAGCAAGGCAGAGGTTTTGCTGTAGTTGCCGACGAAGTCAGAGGCCTAGCCAGTAACACTACAACCGCTGCCGAGCAGATTAATGCCATTATTCTCAAGCTAAACGGCGCAATTGATCAGTCTTCCAACCGTATTGAACACCAGCAGAGCATCGTTCAGCACACTGTCTCACTCGCTGATAACGCCAAACAAAACATTGACGATATCCGTAATGCTATCGATGACATCAATCAGATGAATGGCGTTATCGCCGCTTCCGCTGAAGACCAGTCGAATATGACCCACCACATAGCCAACATTATTCAGTCAACTGTTGAGCAATCCAATCGCGCCGCTCAGGAATCAGACAACAATCAGCAATATGCCAGCAACGTTAAAAACATCAGTAACGACTTACTCAGCCTGCTAGCTAACTTCTCAGAGAACAAAACAAGCCGAGACAGATAA